A DNA window from Malus domestica chromosome 12, GDT2T_hap1 contains the following coding sequences:
- the LOC103450821 gene encoding protein transport protein SEC24 A-like: MGTENPSRPNFTARPATAPFAAPPQNMVPFSSSGPMGGQEAYGFRPPPPVTQQTPFSSSGPVVGPNASNFRPTPSVPPQTNVPFSSSGSAVGTQASPFRPTLPGRFHDPSVPPPPTSSVPPSVGPYSRFPTPQYPPAVQAPTARGPPVGQMPYQLPPGQAPFQRPQQQIPSVPMGPPPQSINSAPPSVNAFQSPSDSSFPASLPNAQTSLPGFPRKQSSADSQAPPAQSPFLTHQGSYAAAPPAVSSPFAAHQGGYAPPTQGAAPLGMSRDHMQHHGSGPPVGAVQALTDDFSALSIGSVPGSIEPGLDPKALPRPLAGDVEPKSLAQMYPMNCNPRFLRFTTGAIPSSQSLSSRWHLPLGAVVCPLAEPPDGEEVPIVNFGSAGIIRCRRCRTYVNPYVTFTDAGRKWRCNICALLNDVPGDYFAHLDAIGRRIDLDQRPELTQGSVEFVAPTEYMVRPPMPPLYFFLIDVSISAVRSGMIEVVAQTIRSCLDELPGFPRTQIGFATFDSTIHFYNMKSSLTQPQMMVVSDLDDVFIPLPDDLLVNLSESRTVVESFLDSLPSMFQDNVNVESAFGPALKASLMLMSNLGGKLLIFQNTLPSLGVGRLKLRGDDLRVYGSDKEHPLRLPEDPFYKQMAAEFTKFQIGVDVYAFSDKYTDIASLGTLAKYTGGQVYYYPNFQSTIHGYKLKHELARDLTRETAWEAVMRIRCGKGVRFTSYHGNFMLRSTDLLALPAVDCDKAFAMQLSLEETLLTIQTVYFQVALLYTASCGERRIRVHTAAVPVVTDLSEMYRQADTGAIVTLLSRLAIEKTLSHKLEDARNSLQLRIVKALKEFRNLYAVQHRLGGKMIYSESLKFLPLYGLALCKSAPLRGGYADVSLDERCAAGHTMMTLPVKKLLKLLYPSLIRLDEYLLKASSEADDVKIIEKRLPLLAESLDFRGLYIFDDGFRYVLWFGRVLPPDIAKNLLGPDFAAELSKVTLREHDNEMSKKLMRILKKLRESDPSYYQLCHLVRQGEQPREGHLILANLVEEQMGGSNGYVDWIIQVHRQVQQNP, encoded by the exons ATGGGGACTGAAAACCCTAGTCGTCCGAATTTTACTGCAAGACCTGCCACTGCACCTTTTGCGGCTCCTCCTCAAAACATGGTGCCTTTTTCCTCTTCAGGTCCCATGGGTGGACAGGAGGCATATGGTTTTAGACCTCCTCCACCTGTCACGCAACAGACACCTTTTTCATCGTCTGGGCCTGTGGTTGGACCAAATGCCTCTAACTTCAGACCTACTCCATCGGTTCCTCCACAGACTAATGTGCCGTTCTCATCATCTGGATCTGCAGTTGGAACACAAGCCTCTCCTTTTAGGCCTACCCTGCCAGGTAGGTTTCATGATCCATCTGTGCCTCCTCCACCAACTTCAAGTGTCCCGCCAAGTGTTGGACCTTACTCCCGTTTCCCAACACCACAATATCCACCAGCAGTGCAAGCACCCACTGCACGTGGTCCACCTGTAGGCCAAATGCCATATCAACTTCCTCCTGGTCAAGCACCATTTCAACGACCACAACAGCAGATACCTTCTGTGCCAATGGGACCTCCACCTCAAAGCATTAATTCTGCACCACCAAGTGTGAATGCTTTTCAGTCTCCATCAGATTCATCATTCCCAGCTTCCCTACCAAATGCTCAGACATCTCTTCCTGGATTTCCCCGTAAGCAGTCTAGTGCAGATTCACAAGCCCCACCAGCTCAGTCTCCATTTCTTACTCATCAAGGAAGCTATGCAGCTGCTCCACCAGCAGTGTCCTCTCCTTTTGCAGCTCACCAAGGAGGTTATGCTCCACCTACGCAAGGTGCAGCTCCATTGGGTATGTCAAGGGACCACATGCAACATCATGGTTCTGGACCTCCCGTTGGTGCTGTCCAAGCCTTGACAGACGACTTCAGTGCACTATCTATTGGATCTGTTCCTGGATCAATTGAACCTGGACTCGACCCTAAAGCTTTGCCAAGGCCTTTGGCTGGTGACGTGGAGCCAAAATCACTTGCTCAGATGTACCCCATGAATTGCAATCCTAGATTTCTACGGTTTACAACTGGTGCAATACCAAGTTCTCAGTCTTTGTCTTCAAGGTGGCATTTACCTTTGGGAGCAGTTGTTTGTCCACTTGCTGAACCACCTGATGGG GAGGAAGTTCcaattgttaattttggttcAGCCGGGATTATTCGCTGTAGAAGATGTCGGACGTATGTGAACCCCTATGTGACATTTACAGATGCTGGAAGAAAGTGGCGTTGCAACATTTGTGCTTTACTTAATGATG TCCCTGGGGATTACTTTGCTCATTTGGATGCCATTGGCAGAAGAATTGATTTGGATCAACGACCTGAGCTTACACAGGGTAGTGTGGAATTTGTTGCTCCAACTGAATATATGGTCCGGCCTCCTATGCCGCCACTGTATTTTTTCCTCATTGACGTTTCGATATCTGCTGTCAGAAGTGGTATGATTGAG GTTGTGGCCCAAACTATCCGGTCATGCTTGGATGAGCTACCTGGCTTCCCCAGAACACAAATTGGGTTTGCAACTTTTGACAGCACAATACATTTTTATAACATGAAA TCTTCTTTGACTCAGCCTCAAATGATGGTGGTCTCAGATCTAGATGATGTATTTATTCCATTGCCAGATGATCTTCTTGTTAATCTATCTGAATCAAGAACTGTAGTGGAGAGCTTCCTAGATAGCTTGCCTTCTATGTTTCAAGACAACGTGAATGTGGAGTCTGCTTTTGGTCCAGCTCTTAAAGCCTCGCTTATGCTTATG AGCAACCTTGGGggaaaattgttaatttttcaAAATACACTGCCATCTCTTGGTGTTGGTCGCTTGAAGTTGCGTGGAGATGATCTTCGTGTCTATGGCTCTGATAAAGAGCATCCACTAAGACTACCAGAGGATCCTTTCTACAAGCAGATGGCTGCAGAATTTACCAAGTTCCAGATAGGTGTGGATGTATATGCCTTCAGTGACAAGTACACGGATATAGCTTCATTAG GTACTCTGGCAAAATATACCGGGGGTCAGGTGTATTATTACCCGAATTTTCAATCTACCATTCATGGATATAAGTTGAAACATGAATTAGCAAGAGATCTTACTAGGGAAACTGCCTGGGAAGCAGTGATGCGCATAAGATGTGGGAAAG GAGTGCGCTTTACGTCTTATCATGGGAACTTTATGCTAAGGTCCACAGACTTATTAGCACTTCCTGCTGTAGATTGTGATAAAGCATTTGCGATGCAGTTATCTCTTGAAGAGACGCTACTAACTATTCAGACAGTATATTTCCAAGTTGCCTTGCT ATACACTGCATCCTGCGGAGAGAGGCGTATTAGAGTACATACAGCAGCAGTACCGGTGGTTACAGATCTGTCTGAGATGTATCGGCAGGCTGATACTGGTGCCATTGTCACCTTGCTTTCCAGGCTAG CAATTGAGAAAACTTTGTCCCATAAGTTGGAAGATGCTCGGAACTCTTTGCAGCTAAGAATTGTCAAAGCCCTCAAAGAATTTCGAAATCTCTATGCCGTACAACACCGCTTAGGAGGGAAGATGATATACTCAGAGTCTCTGAAGTTCTTGCCTTTGTATGGATTGGCACTTTGTAAATCAGCACCTCTTCGTGGGGGGTATGCAGATGTGTCACTTGATGAACGTTGTGCGGCAGGGCACACAATGATGACCTTACCAGTTAAAAAATTGTTGAAGCTCCTATATCCTAGTTTAATACGGCTCGATGAGTATCTTTTGAAG GCGTCTTCTGAAGCTGATGACGTCAAAATCATAGAGAAGAGGTTACCATTACTTGCTGAGAGCTTAGATTTCAGAGGCCTTTATATATTCGATGATGGGTTTCGCTATGTTCTATGGTTTGGTAGAGTTCTTCCACCTGATATAGCTAAGAATCTACTTGGGCCTGACTTTGCAGCAGAGTTATCAAAG GTTACCCTTCGTGAGCACGATAATGAAATGTCAAAGAAGCTAATGAGGATACTAAAGAAACTTAGAGAAAGTGATCCTTCATATTACCAGTTGTGTCATCTTGTAAGACAAGGTGAGCAGCCCCGAGAAGGCCATCTTATACTCGCCAATCTTGTTGAGGAGCAGATGGGTGGAAGCAATGGTTATGTTGATTGGATAATACAAGTACACCGGCAAGTCCAGCAAAATCCGTAA
- the LOC103451276 gene encoding probable sphingolipid transporter spinster homolog 2: MAQKEAKASEEAKPPSPAETSMIIASTAAPAAPAAPSWFTPKRLLVIFCLINLLNYVDRGTIASNGVNGSRKTCTESGVCTPGTGIQGEFNLNNFQDGVLSSAFMAGLLIASPIFASLAKSVNPFRLIGVGLSVWTFATLGCGCSFGFWSIAVFRMLVGVGEASFISLAAPFIDDNAPDTQKTAWLSIFYMCISSGYALGYVYGGVVGSHTKWRYAFVGEAILMLPFAILGFVMKPLQMKGFSHPESKKAPIAVETAVEEVQGSDISMKEDVGDSTIQKSSNSKVNPISRFMKDMKVLLGDKVYVVNVLGYIAYNFVIGAYSYWGPKAGYNIYHMSDADMIFGGVTIACGILGTLGGGFLLDYMTGTISNAFKLLSMVTLIGGAFCLGAFWMKNLYAFLALFAIGQLLVFATQGPVNYVCLHCVKPSMRPLSMAISTVAIHLFGDVPSAPLVGVLQDAINDWRATALILTSIFFPAALIWFIGIFLHSVDRFNEESEHQITTKTETSNTTPLDEGKKIETIESNHKT, translated from the coding sequence ATGGCTCAAAAGGaagcaaaggcttctgaagaagccAAGCCCCCGTCCCCGGCGGAGACATCCATGATTATTGCTTCAACCGCAGCTCCGGCGGCTCCGGCGGCTCCTTCATGGTTCACGCCCAAGAGGCTACTCGTTATATTTTGCTTGATTAACTTGTTAAACTATGTGGATCGAGGAACAATAGCAAGCAATGGTGTCAATGGGAGCCGCAAAACTTGTACAGAAAGTGGTGTATGCACGCCTGGTACCGGGATACAAGGGGAATTTAacttgaacaactttcaagatgGGGTTCTGTCATCAGCTTTTATGGCTGGACTTCTTATTGCTTCTCCTATATTTGCATCATTAGCAAAGAGTGTAAATCCATTTAGGCTCATTGGAGTTGGATTATCAGTTTGGACCTTTGCTACACTTGGTTGTGGTTGTTCATTCGGCTTCTGGTCAATTGCTGTTTTCCGCATGCTAGTCGGTGTTGGCGAGGCTTCGTTTATTAGTCTTGCAGCTCCATTCATCGACGACAATGCCCCAGATACTCAGAAAACTGCATGGCTTTCTATATTCTACATGTGCATATCAAGTGGATATGCACTTGGTTATGTTTATGGTGGGGTGGTTGGAAGTCACACCAAGTGGCGCTATGCATTTGTTGGGGAGGCAATCCTTATGCTTCCATTTGCTATTCTAGGGTTTGTTATGAAGCCTTTGCAGATGAAAGGTTTTTCTCATCCTGAATCAAAAAAAGCACCGATAGCCGTGGAAACTGCTGTTGAAGAAGTTCAAGGTTCAGATATTTCGATGAAGGAAGACGTCGGAGATTCTACCATACAAAAGTCTTCCAATTCAAAAGTGAATCCAATTTCAAGGTTTATGAAAGATATGAAGGTGCTTTTGGGGGATAAGGTTTATGTTGTGAATGTTCTAGGTTACATAGCATACAACTTTGTCATAGGTGCATACTCATATTGGGGGCCTAAGGCTGGTTATAACATATATCATATGAGTGATGCAGATATGATATTTGGAGGCGTCACAATTGCGTGCGGGATATTGGGCACACTAGGAGGAGGCTTTCTTCTGGATTATATGACTGGCACCATCTCTAATGCTTTCAAGCTTCTTTCAATGGTAACATTAATTGGGGGTGCCTTTTGCTTAGGTGCCTTCTGGATGAAGAATTTGTATGCTTTCCTAGCTCTCTTCGCAATCGGCCAACTACTCGTCTTTGCAACTCAGGGTCCTGTAAACTACGTCTGTCTCCATTGTGTTAAACCTAGCATGAGGCCACTATCTATGGCGATTTCTACGGTTGCAATTCACCTTTTCGGGGATGTACCTTCCGCGCCTCTTGTCGGAGTTCTCCAGGATGCCATTAACGACTGGAGGGCGACTGCTCTTATTCTAACATCTATTTTCTTTCCAGCAGCTCTAATATGGTTTATAGGAATCTTTCTGCACAGCGTGGATAGATTTAACGAAGAAAGTGAGCATCAGATCACCACCAAAACCGAAACGTCAAACACAACACCATTGGATGAAGGGAAGAAGATAGAAACAATTGAATCGAACCATAAgacttga
- the LOC103451275 gene encoding F-box/LRR-repeat protein At3g58900-like, with protein MARKRKVDRFTSVTEGVAHHILSFITITDLARFSCVSKRCRELCLSTPSLDFDKFSHTNTGSCDKRLRLLDYLHRFFDLREDNKMEKFHICWSSLSHHSETPCFCDHNEKARMISWIESALRCKVEVLHLEIDIDDVTPFVLPSSVFVSSSLRSLSVSMWYSAIIKVPIPSFSSLEYLNMDLHHANIDEGFFKWISSSCKCIKELRLSHHGGKHRDITIESSSLKSFTIEDVHELHNLTISGKNLEDIRIWWSTRRCRSLNVIAPNLKYLEWIGHMYELKPQLGRLLCLEKARINLFFEEDDIDTVYEFLCNLRRVRALILHAEMIEVK; from the coding sequence ATGGCTCGTAAAAGGAAGGTGGACAGATTCACTAGTGTTACGGAGGGAGTTGCTCATCACATTCTTTCCTTTATTACTATCACCGACCTTGCTCGTTTCAGCTGTGTGTCCAAAAGATGCAGAGAACTTTGTCTGTCAACTCCGTCATTAGATTTTGATAAGTTTTCGCATACCAATACCGGATCTTGCGATAAACGATTGAGGTTGCTGGATTATTTGCATAGGTTCTTCGATCTTCGTGAGGATAATAAGATGGAAAAATTTCATATCTGTTGGTCGAGTCTCTCTCACCATAGTGAAACACCTTGCTTTTGTGATCATAATGAGAAAGCTAGAATGATCTCGTGGATCGAGAGCGCATTAAGGTGTAAAGTTGAAGTTCTTCATCTTGAAATCGATATCGATGATGTGACGCCCTTTGTACTTCCATCTTCCGTCTTTGTGTCTAGCTCATTGAGGTCTCTTTCGGTGAGCATGTGGTACTCAGCAATCATCAAAGTGCCCATACCATCTTTCTCTAGTTTGGAATACCTGAATATGGATTTACATCATGCGAATATAGATGAGGGGTTTTTCAAATGGATCTCATCGTCCTGCAAATGCATTAAGGAGCTACGCCTATCACATCACGGCGGGAAACATAGAGATATCACCATTGAAAGCTCGTCTTTGAAATCATTTACTATTGAAGACGTTCACGAACTTCATAATCTTACAATCTCTGGGAAGAACCTTGAAGATATACGTATATGGTGGAGTACTAGACGATGCAGATCATTAAATGTAATTGCCCCCAATCTTAAATATTTGGAGTGGATTGGGCATATGTATGAACTCAAGCCCCAGCTGGGGAGATTATTGTGTTTGGAAAAGGCGAGGATTAATCTGTTTTTTGAAGAAGACGACATTGACACAGTATATGAGTTTCTTTGTAATTTACGCAGGGTTAGGGCTCTTATACTACACGCAGAGATGATCGAGGTAAAATGA